The following proteins come from a genomic window of Dermacentor albipictus isolate Rhodes 1998 colony chromosome 8, USDA_Dalb.pri_finalv2, whole genome shotgun sequence:
- the LOC135915174 gene encoding uncharacterized protein: MYPSLNAYHQHAQTSSLLKCISSTLGLPYAVPPDLCSLVTRAAYAEVQARALSFCVRSRILPPAILAMLGGFPPSFNHGRRLCKIFRAEWHRQAGFYRDWLYASIFCDDDVRRARRRWWEHSRLLTHSTETFWHSVLDALRPLASRKVAHSEDRLHAIGDADVPEDVHRILCLGPKFAVQPRKDPAELLTCVRDVAQMAPVEEREACVSQGVKVLSCGGHERTGDRIGRVAASLRERRLCVLPADKEGGFVVLSQGVYRDKACAAVCAVFNPIRRVSLKKVKLRAKQMCKDLNLENVAKKINGADGDCLEMFFTAKTHKDDCPFRVIVSESGTWQKCVAEFLQNSLRLLNVADPFLTKDSSDVINFLNGADGQCLTAFSVDIKDLFYSLPHEGLLRSVEAAIDEHGTVLFSNACGVSVARFLELLSFYLRSTFVQFDNNIYLQKQGVCIGSCIAPILSDLFLARCDKAFAARVGDLGVLKVFRYVDDFLVFLDRSLLVPAASSQVDCRFDCSNPAVSCILASFNEYYRPLTFTTEFPAQGNIRFLDLRLHFKAEHVCWVYEPRANKPPLRYSSAHSKLVKRSIVRSFLSCALSKSCAHLLDEGLSKQVARLEAANYPKHIIISVAEGLHRQKKLTSRMSDEQRADYVRERKEEREKRKVAVIPYFHKVSHNLKKVGQRSGVNVVFTAPNKLLRLSVMSCPMRKPKPGCATAHKDPFVACTRNVVYKIPLSCGKYYVGQTGRCLNVRLAEHSNKVESIAIDGHLAAHCRKCDANAPCFPLFERTVVVYRHRNKITREIVEAAEIARAGEECVSTPSIFLSRKELEFLGIVVT; the protein is encoded by the coding sequence atgtatcccagtctgaatgcataccaccaacacgcccaaacttcttccctgctaaagtgcatttctagtaccttgggccttccctatgctgttcctcctgatctttgttcTTTGGTTACTCGTGCGGCCTATGCCGAGGTTCAAGCTCGTGCCCTCTCGTTCTGCGTTCGGTCCAGGATTTTACCTCCTGCAATTCTGGCTATGCTTGGGGGGTTCCCTCCGTCTTTTAACCATGGCAGAAGGTTGTGCAAGATTTTCCGTGCTGAGTGGCATAGACAGGCTGGCTTCTACCGTGACTGGTTGTACGCAAGCATCTTTTGTGACGACGACGTGAGGCGAGCACGCCGAAGATGGTGGGAACACTCAAGGCTGTTGACACACTCCACTGAAACCTTCTGGCACAGCGTTTTGGACGCCCTTCGTCCCTTGGCTTCCCGCAAGGTCGCGCATAGTGAGGACAGGCTCCACGCTATTGGTGACGCCGACGTTCCTGAGGATGTTCACCGAATTCTGTGCCTCGGTCCGAAATTCGCCGTTCAGCCTCGGAAGGATCCCGCTGAGCTTCTGACTTGCGTCCGTGATGTGGCTCAGATGGCGCCTGTGGAGGAACGTGAGGCCTGTGTTTCTCAGGGAGTCAAGGTGCTCTCTTGTGGCGGACATGAGCGCACGGGTGACCGCATCGGCCGAGTGGCGGCTTCACTTCGGGAACGCAGGCTATGTGTCCTGCCTGCGGACAAGGAAGGGGGTTTCGTGGTGCTTTCACAGGGTGTTTACCGTGATAAAGCCTGTGCTGCGGTATGTGCTGTCTTTAATCCTATTCGACGTGTTTCGCTGAAGAAAGTAAAGTTGCGAGCTAAGCAGATGTGTAAAGACCTTAATTTGGAAAACGTTGCAAAGAAAATCAATGGCGCTGACGGTGACTGCCTAGAAATGTTTTTCACCGCGAAGACACATAAGGATGATTGTCCTTTTCGTGTCATTGTTTCTGAATCCGGGACGTGGCAGAAGTGCGTCGCAGAATTCCTGCAAAATAGCCTGAGACTCCTCAACGTGGCGGATCCGTTTCTTACCAAAGATTCTTCAGATGTGATCAACTTTTTAAATGGAGCTGACGGCCAGTGTTTAACTGCATTTTCTGTGGACATAAAGGATTTGTTTTATTCATTGCCACATGAGGGTTTGCTGCGCAGTGTTGAGGCGGCAATAGATGAGCACGGCACTGTCCTTTTTTCTAACGCTTGTGGTGTTAGTGTGGCAAGGTTTTTAGAGCTTTTATCATTTTATTTGAGGTCTACCTTTGTTCAATTTGACAATAACATTTACCTGCAAAAGCAGGGTGTTTGCATAGGCTCTTGCATAGCGCCCATATTAAGTGACCTGTTTTTAGCTCGTTGTGACAAGGCTTTTGCCGCGCGGGTGGGTGATTTGGGAGTTTTGAAGGTTTTTAGATATGTAGAcgattttttggtatttttagaTAGATCACTACTTGTTCCGGCTGCCAGTTCTCAGGTAGATTGCCGTTTTGACTGTTCAAACCCTGCTGTTAGCTGTATTCTTGCCTCTTTCAATGAGTATTATAGGCCACTTACTTTCACTACTGAATTTCCAGCGCAAGGCAATATCAGATTTTtagacttgcgtttgcatttcaaagccgaacacgtgtgttgggtatatgagcccagagctaacaagccgcccttgaggtacagttctgcacactctaaactcgtaaaaagaagcattgtacgttctttcctgtcatgcgctctatctaagtcatgtgctcacttactagatgaaggccttagtaagcaggtggctcgtctggaagcagcgaactatccgaaacatatcattatctcggttgctgaaggcctgcatcgtcaaaagaaactaacttcacgcatgagcgatgagcagagagcggactacgtaagagaaaggaaagaagaaagggaaaaacgtaaagtggcggtaattccctactttcataaggtttcccacaacctaaaaaaggtcgggcaacgttctggtgtaaacgttgtgtttacagcacctaacaaactcttgaggttgagtgtgatgagctgtcccatgaggaaaccaaagcctggttgcgctaccgcgcacaaagatccttttgttgcatgcacccgcaatgttgtgtataagatcccactctcgtgtgggaagtactacgtgggccagacgggcagatgtttaaacgtgcgtctggcggagcatagcaacaaagtggagagcattgcaatagatgggcatctagctgcccattgtagaaagtgtgacgcgaacgctccatgcttcccgcttttcgaacgaaccgttgttgtctatcgccacaggaataagattacgagggaaattgtggaagcagctgagatagccagagcaggtgaagagtgcgttagcacgccgtctatatttttatcaaggaaagagcttgaatttttgggcatagtagtcacatga